From a region of the Basfia succiniciproducens genome:
- the ispB gene encoding octaprenyl diphosphate synthase, protein MDIKTIQALVSDDMQKVNEEILAQLNSDVPLINQLGYYIIHSGGKRIRPMIANLAAKALNYQDNKHITCAAFIEFLHTATLLHDDVVDESDMRRGNPTANAEFGNAASVLVGDYMHTRSFQMMTELGSLRILQVMSAATNVIAEGEVQQLMNVRDPDTTEQNYMKVIYSKTARLFEVSTQTVAILADAGAAIEEGLQNYGRYLGTAFQLVDDILDYSANAATLGKNIGDDLAEGKPTLPLLHAMRHGNPQQAELIRNIILQGGNRDALDEVLTIMHEHKSLDYAMEHAKQEAQKAVDALAPLPDNIYKRAMISLAYLSVDRAY, encoded by the coding sequence ATGGATATAAAAACCATCCAAGCGCTCGTTAGCGACGATATGCAAAAAGTCAACGAAGAAATTCTAGCACAACTCAATTCGGACGTCCCGTTAATTAATCAACTCGGCTATTATATTATTCACAGCGGCGGAAAACGCATTCGCCCGATGATCGCCAACCTTGCGGCAAAAGCCTTAAATTATCAGGATAACAAGCATATTACCTGCGCCGCTTTTATTGAATTTTTACATACGGCGACTCTTTTGCACGATGATGTGGTGGACGAATCCGATATGCGCCGCGGCAATCCTACCGCGAATGCCGAATTCGGTAATGCCGCCAGTGTGCTAGTGGGCGATTATATGCATACCCGTTCTTTCCAAATGATGACCGAACTCGGTTCTTTGCGCATTTTGCAAGTGATGTCTGCGGCGACCAATGTAATTGCGGAAGGCGAAGTCCAACAGTTAATGAACGTACGTGATCCCGATACCACCGAGCAAAACTATATGAAGGTCATTTACAGCAAAACAGCCCGCTTATTTGAAGTTTCCACTCAAACGGTGGCGATTTTGGCCGATGCCGGCGCCGCAATTGAAGAAGGATTGCAAAATTACGGCCGTTATTTAGGCACGGCGTTTCAGTTAGTGGATGATATTCTGGATTACAGCGCCAATGCGGCAACCTTAGGTAAAAACATCGGTGACGATTTAGCCGAAGGTAAACCGACACTGCCGTTGCTACACGCAATGCGCCACGGTAACCCGCAACAAGCCGAGCTTATCCGCAATATCATTTTGCAAGGAGGTAATCGTGATGCCTTAGATGAAGTCCTGACAATTATGCACGAACATAAATCTCTGGATTATGCAATGGAACATGCCAAACAGGAAGCGCAAAAAGCGGTTGACGCCCTTGCGCCGTTACCTGACAACATTTACAAACGAGCAATGATTTCCCTTGCTTATCTTTCGGTCGATCGAGCCTACTAA
- a CDS encoding epoxyqueuosine reductase QueH — translation MTDDINEIVKSAVNFQRISQKKQNARKDPNAPYVRPKLELPEGHNKLLLHTCCAPCSGEIIAAVKASDVQFTIFFYNPNIHPHREYLIRKDENKRFADKNNIPFIDADYDRDEWFKRTKGLEHEPERGARCTKCFDMRLERTALYAHENGFPVIATSLGISRWKNQEQVYDCGRRAAARYEDVIFWDFNWRKDGGSARSDKLRKEERFYKQEYCGCVYSLRDTNKWRESRGLGKIEIGTVYYSVDE, via the coding sequence ATGACAGACGATATTAATGAAATTGTGAAAAGTGCGGTAAATTTTCAGCGAATTTCACAAAAAAAACAAAACGCGCGGAAAGATCCGAACGCCCCTTATGTGCGTCCTAAACTTGAACTGCCCGAAGGGCACAATAAACTTTTGCTGCACACTTGCTGCGCGCCTTGTTCCGGCGAAATAATCGCTGCGGTGAAAGCTTCTGACGTGCAATTTACAATCTTCTTCTACAACCCGAATATTCACCCTCATCGCGAATATTTAATCCGAAAAGATGAAAACAAACGCTTTGCGGATAAAAATAATATTCCTTTTATTGATGCGGATTATGATCGCGACGAATGGTTCAAACGTACCAAAGGACTGGAACATGAACCGGAACGCGGCGCCCGATGCACCAAATGTTTCGATATGCGACTGGAACGTACCGCACTTTATGCCCATGAAAACGGATTTCCGGTGATCGCCACCAGCCTCGGCATTTCACGCTGGAAAAATCAGGAACAGGTTTATGATTGCGGTAGACGTGCCGCCGCCCGATATGAAGACGTAATTTTCTGGGATTTCAACTGGCGTAAAGACGGCGGTTCCGCACGTTCCGACAAACTGCGAAAAGAAGAACGTTTTTATAAGCAGGAATACTGCGGTTGCGTATATTCATTACGGGATACCAATAAATGGCGGGAGTCCAGAGGTTTGGGCAAAATCGAAATCGGTACGGTTTATTATTCCGTTGATGAATAA